The following are encoded in a window of Pseudomonas sp. JQ170C genomic DNA:
- the argF gene encoding ornithine carbamoyltransferase, with product MSARHFLSLMDFTPDELLSVIRRGIELKDLRNRGVLFEPLKNRVLGMIFEKSSTRTRLSFEAGMIQLGGQAIFLSPRDTQLGRGEPIGDCAIVMSRMLDAVMIRTFAHSTLTEFAANSRVPVINGLSDDLHPCQLLADMQTFLEHRGSIQGKTVAWIGDGNNMCNSYIEAAIQFDFQLRIACPAEYEPNPEFVAKAGDRVQIFREPKDAVQGAHLVSTDVWTSMGQEEETARRLALFAPYQVTRELLDLAAPDALFMHCLPAHRGEEISLDLLDDPRSVAWDQAENRLHAQKALLEFLVEPAYHHA from the coding sequence ATGAGCGCTAGGCACTTTCTCTCCCTGATGGATTTCACTCCCGACGAACTGCTGAGTGTGATCCGTCGAGGCATCGAGCTGAAGGACCTGCGTAACCGCGGCGTACTGTTCGAGCCCCTGAAGAACCGCGTGCTGGGCATGATTTTCGAGAAATCCTCGACGCGCACCCGGCTGTCGTTCGAAGCCGGCATGATCCAGCTCGGTGGCCAGGCCATCTTCCTGTCCCCTCGCGACACCCAACTGGGCCGTGGCGAGCCGATCGGCGACTGCGCCATCGTCATGTCGCGCATGCTCGATGCGGTGATGATCCGCACCTTCGCCCACAGTACCCTGACCGAATTTGCCGCCAACTCCCGTGTACCGGTGATCAACGGCCTGTCCGATGACCTGCACCCCTGCCAGTTGCTGGCCGACATGCAGACCTTCCTTGAGCACCGCGGCTCGATCCAGGGCAAGACCGTGGCCTGGATCGGCGACGGCAACAACATGTGCAACAGCTATATAGAAGCCGCCATCCAGTTCGACTTCCAGCTGCGTATCGCCTGCCCGGCCGAATACGAGCCCAACCCGGAATTCGTCGCCAAGGCCGGTGACCGCGTGCAGATCTTCCGCGAACCCAAGGATGCCGTGCAGGGTGCCCACCTGGTGAGCACCGATGTCTGGACTTCCATGGGCCAGGAAGAGGAAACTGCACGGCGTCTGGCCTTGTTCGCGCCTTACCAGGTAACCCGCGAACTGCTCGACCTGGCAGCACCCGATGCCCTGTTCATGCACTGCCTGCCCGCCCACCGTGGCGAGGAGATCAGCCTGGACCTGCTCGACGACCCACGTTCGGTCGCCTGGGACCAGGCCGAAAACCGCTTGCATGCACAGAAGGCGCTTCTCGAATTTCTTGTTGAACCGGCCTATCACCACGCATGA
- a CDS encoding ABC transporter ATP-binding protein — protein sequence MSQPLLLNLRNLACGYGEARIVQNLNLHLNAGDIGCLLGSSGCGKTTTLRAIAGFEPVHEGEIQLAGEVISKAGFTLAPEKRRIGMVFQDYALFPHLTVAENIAFGIGKHPQQQQVVAEMLELVKLGGLGKRYPHELSGGQQQRVALARALAPEPQLLLLDEPFSNLDVELRRRLSHEVRDILKSRGTSAILVTHDQEEAFAVSDHVGVFKEGRLEQWDTPYNLYHEPLTPFVASFIGQGYFIRGQLTSPESVRTELGELRGNRAYTFTPGSAVDVLLRPDDILHAPHSPLKALIVGKSFLGASTLYRLQLPTGSQLEAIFPSHIDHQVGAEVGIEVAADHLVLFAVPGSVAAQLPVPENGVRRYSSAV from the coding sequence ATGAGTCAGCCTTTACTGCTTAACCTGCGCAACCTCGCCTGCGGCTATGGCGAGGCGCGCATCGTCCAGAACCTCAACCTGCACCTCAACGCCGGCGACATCGGTTGCCTGCTGGGTTCCTCGGGCTGCGGCAAGACCACCACCCTGCGCGCTATCGCAGGCTTCGAGCCTGTACACGAAGGCGAGATCCAACTGGCGGGCGAAGTCATCTCCAAGGCCGGGTTCACCCTGGCACCGGAGAAGCGCCGGATCGGCATGGTGTTCCAGGACTACGCACTGTTCCCACACCTGACGGTGGCGGAAAATATTGCCTTCGGTATCGGCAAGCACCCGCAACAGCAGCAAGTGGTCGCAGAAATGCTTGAGCTGGTGAAGCTCGGCGGGCTTGGCAAGCGCTACCCCCATGAGCTCTCCGGTGGCCAGCAGCAACGTGTGGCCCTGGCCCGCGCCCTGGCACCCGAGCCGCAATTGCTGCTGCTCGACGAACCCTTCTCCAACCTCGACGTAGAGCTGCGCAGACGCCTGAGCCATGAGGTTCGCGACATTCTCAAGAGCCGTGGCACCAGCGCCATCCTGGTCACTCACGACCAGGAAGAAGCCTTTGCCGTCAGCGATCACGTCGGTGTCTTCAAAGAAGGCCGCCTGGAGCAGTGGGACACCCCCTACAACCTCTATCACGAGCCGCTGACCCCTTTCGTGGCCAGCTTCATCGGCCAGGGTTACTTCATTCGCGGTCAGCTGACCAGCCCGGAATCGGTACGTACCGAGTTGGGCGAACTGCGCGGCAACCGCGCCTACACCTTTACCCCTGGCAGTGCGGTGGACGTGCTGCTGCGTCCGGATGACATCCTTCATGCCCCGCACAGCCCCCTGAAGGCACTGATCGTGGGCAAGAGCTTCCTTGGCGCCTCCACCTTGTATCGCCTGCAACTGCCCACCGGCAGCCAGCTCGAAGCGATTTTCCCGAGCCACATCGACCATCAGGTCGGGGCCGAGGTCGGCATCGAAGTGGCGGCCGATCACCTGGTGCTGTTTGCGGTACCGGGTAGCGTTGCAGCACAGTTGCCGGTGCCGGAGAACGGCGTTCGCCGGTACAGCTCGGCGGTCTGA
- the ybaK gene encoding Cys-tRNA(Pro) deacylase — protein sequence MTPALDLLKKVRAEHHIHSYEHDPKAASYGLEAAEKLGLEPARVFKTLLASSEKGELLVAVVPVVGSLDLKGLAHAAGVKKCEMADPAAAQRSTGYLLGGISPLGQKKRLRTFIDRSAESFQTIFVSAGRRGLEVELASAVLAEHTQAKFAEIARD from the coding sequence ATGACCCCCGCCCTGGATCTGCTGAAAAAGGTTCGCGCTGAACATCATATCCACAGTTATGAACACGACCCCAAAGCGGCCTCTTACGGTTTGGAGGCGGCTGAGAAGCTCGGTCTTGAGCCCGCGCGGGTGTTCAAGACACTGTTGGCCAGCAGTGAAAAGGGCGAGTTGCTGGTGGCCGTTGTGCCTGTGGTGGGTAGTCTCGATCTGAAAGGCCTTGCCCACGCGGCAGGCGTCAAGAAGTGCGAGATGGCCGATCCGGCGGCAGCCCAGCGCTCCACCGGTTATCTGTTGGGCGGCATCAGCCCGCTGGGTCAGAAGAAGCGCCTGCGTACCTTCATTGATCGCTCTGCCGAATCTTTTCAAACCATTTTCGTCAGCGCTGGCAGGCGCGGGCTGGAAGTGGAGCTGGCATCGGCGGTGCTGGCTGAGCACACCCAGGCGAAATTTGCCGAGATCGCCCGTGACTGA
- a CDS encoding MIP/aquaporin family protein — protein sequence MTTAQRQPTLSSQCMAEFLGTALLIFFGTGCVAALKVAGASFGLWEISIIWGVGVSMAIYLTAGVSGAHLNPAVSIALCLFAGFEKHKLPFYIVAQIAGAFCAAALVYTLYSNLFFDYEQAHEMIRGSQASLELASVFSTYPHPALSTGQAFLVEVIITAVLMAVIMALTDDNNGLPRGAMAPLLIGLLIAVIGSAMGPLTGFAMNPARDFGPKLMTFLAGWGEVAFTGGRDIPYFLIPIFAPIIGACLGAALYRGVIARNLPVAPSETAQTDANPQGKTQAS from the coding sequence ATGACGACTGCTCAACGACAACCTACGCTGTCCAGCCAATGCATGGCCGAGTTTCTAGGCACCGCACTGCTGATTTTCTTCGGCACCGGCTGCGTCGCAGCCCTCAAAGTGGCCGGCGCCAGCTTTGGCCTCTGGGAGATCAGCATCATCTGGGGCGTCGGCGTGAGCATGGCGATCTACCTGACTGCCGGGGTGTCCGGCGCCCACCTGAACCCGGCAGTAAGCATTGCGCTGTGCCTTTTTGCCGGTTTCGAGAAGCACAAGCTGCCCTTCTATATCGTTGCCCAGATCGCCGGGGCCTTCTGCGCTGCCGCACTGGTCTATACGCTCTACAGCAACCTGTTCTTCGATTACGAACAAGCCCATGAAATGATTCGTGGCAGCCAGGCCAGCCTGGAGCTTGCCTCGGTATTCTCGACGTACCCGCACCCGGCGCTTTCCACCGGCCAGGCCTTTCTGGTCGAAGTGATCATCACCGCCGTGCTGATGGCGGTGATAATGGCCCTGACCGACGACAACAACGGCTTGCCGCGCGGCGCCATGGCCCCGCTGCTGATCGGCCTGCTGATCGCGGTGATCGGCAGTGCCATGGGCCCGCTGACCGGCTTTGCCATGAACCCGGCCCGGGACTTCGGTCCCAAGCTGATGACATTCCTCGCCGGATGGGGCGAAGTCGCCTTTACTGGCGGTCGTGACATTCCCTATTTCCTGATTCCGATTTTTGCGCCGATCATAGGAGCGTGCCTTGGCGCCGCCCTGTATCGCGGCGTGATCGCTCGCAACCTGCCGGTTGCCCCGAGCGAGACCGCCCAGACCGACGCCAACCCTCAGGGCAAGACCCAGGCATCCTGA
- the glpK gene encoding glycerol kinase GlpK, producing MTDSQNKNYIIALDQGTTSSRAIIFDRDANVVGTSQREFAQHYPQAGWVEHDPMEIFATQSATMVEALAQAGLSHDQVAAIGITNQRETTVVWDKETGRPVYNAIVWQCRRSTEICEQLKRDGLQDYIRETTGLVTDPYFSGTKLKWVLDNVEGARERAERGELLFGTVDSWLIWKFSGGKVHVTDYTNASRTMLFNIHTLEWDEKMLQVLDIPRQMLPQVRSSSEVYGHTKSGIAIAGIAGDQQAALFGQMCVEPGQAKNTYGTGCFLLMNTGDKAVKSSHGLLTTIACGPRGEVAYALEGAVFNGGSTVQWLRDELKIVNDAHDTEYFASKVKDSNGVYLVPAFTGLGAPYWDPYARGALFGLTRGVKVDHIIRAALESIAFQTRDVLDAMQQDCGQRLSELRVDGGAVANNFLMQFQADILGTCVERPQMRETTALGAAYLAGLACGFWSGLDELRGKAIIEREFTPQLEEAQKEKLYAGWLKAVDRTRDWEPHEE from the coding sequence ATGACAGACAGCCAGAACAAGAACTACATCATTGCCCTGGACCAGGGCACGACCAGTTCGCGGGCCATCATTTTCGATCGCGATGCCAACGTTGTAGGCACCTCGCAGCGGGAATTCGCACAGCACTACCCGCAAGCTGGCTGGGTCGAACACGACCCGATGGAAATTTTCGCCACCCAGAGCGCGACCATGGTCGAAGCCCTGGCCCAGGCTGGCCTGAGCCATGACCAGGTTGCCGCCATCGGTATCACCAACCAGCGTGAAACCACCGTGGTCTGGGACAAGGAAACCGGCCGCCCGGTGTACAACGCCATCGTCTGGCAGTGCCGACGCAGCACCGAGATCTGCGAGCAGCTCAAGCGTGACGGCCTGCAGGACTACATCCGCGAAACCACCGGCCTGGTCACCGACCCGTACTTCTCCGGCACCAAGCTCAAGTGGGTGCTGGACAACGTCGAAGGCGCCCGTGAGCGCGCCGAGCGCGGCGAACTGCTGTTCGGTACCGTCGATAGCTGGCTGATCTGGAAGTTCTCCGGCGGCAAGGTACACGTCACCGACTACACCAACGCCTCGCGCACGATGCTCTTCAACATCCATACCCTGGAGTGGGATGAGAAGATGCTCCAGGTGCTGGATATCCCTCGGCAGATGCTGCCCCAGGTGCGTAGCTCGTCCGAGGTCTATGGCCACACCAAGAGCGGCATTGCCATCGCAGGTATTGCTGGCGACCAGCAGGCTGCATTGTTCGGCCAGATGTGCGTGGAGCCGGGCCAGGCCAAGAACACCTATGGCACCGGTTGCTTCCTGCTGATGAACACTGGCGACAAGGCAGTGAAATCGTCCCACGGCCTGCTGACCACCATTGCCTGCGGCCCCCGCGGTGAAGTGGCCTACGCCCTGGAAGGTGCGGTGTTCAACGGTGGCTCCACGGTGCAGTGGCTGCGCGACGAACTGAAGATCGTCAATGACGCCCACGACACCGAGTACTTCGCCAGCAAGGTCAAGGACAGCAACGGCGTGTACCTGGTGCCAGCCTTCACCGGCCTGGGCGCGCCCTACTGGGACCCCTACGCCCGTGGCGCACTGTTCGGCCTGACCCGCGGCGTGAAAGTCGACCACATCATCCGCGCGGCCCTGGAGTCGATCGCCTTCCAGACCCGCGATGTACTCGACGCCATGCAACAGGACTGCGGTCAGCGCCTGAGCGAGCTGCGCGTGGATGGCGGCGCGGTCGCCAACAACTTCCTCATGCAGTTCCAGGCCGACATTCTCGGTACCTGTGTCGAGCGTCCACAAATGCGTGAAACCACCGCCCTGGGCGCCGCCTACCTGGCCGGTCTTGCCTGTGGTTTCTGGAGCGGCCTGGACGAGCTGCGCGGCAAAGCGATCATCGAGCGCGAGTTCACTCCGCAGCTCGAAGAGGCCCAGAAAGAGAAGCTGTATGCCGGTTGGCTGAAGGCAGTGGATCGCACCCGGGACTGGGAGCCGCACGAGGAGTAA
- a CDS encoding DeoR/GlpR family transcriptional regulator, giving the protein MNLPPRQQQILELVRERGYVSIEEMAQLFVVTPQTIRRDINQLAEVNLLRRYHGGAAYDSSIENTAYAMRADQMRDEKQRIAEAIAAQIPDHASLFINIGTTTESIARALLNHNHLKIITNNLHVASILSAKDDFEVLLAGGNVRRDGGVVGQASVDFINQFKVDFALVGISGIDEDGSLLDFDYQEVRVSQAIIANARQVILAADSSKFGRNAMVRLGSISLIDCLVTDQAPVPALTQLLNQYKIRLDVV; this is encoded by the coding sequence ATGAACCTGCCCCCTCGCCAACAACAGATCCTCGAACTGGTCCGCGAACGCGGTTACGTCAGTATCGAAGAAATGGCGCAGCTATTCGTCGTCACCCCGCAAACCATCCGCCGTGATATCAACCAACTGGCCGAAGTGAACCTGCTACGCCGCTACCACGGTGGCGCAGCCTATGACTCCAGCATCGAAAACACTGCCTATGCCATGCGCGCCGATCAGATGCGCGATGAAAAGCAGCGTATTGCCGAAGCCATCGCCGCCCAGATCCCGGATCACGCCTCGCTGTTCATCAACATCGGCACCACCACCGAATCCATCGCTCGCGCCCTGCTCAATCACAACCACCTGAAAATCATCACCAACAACCTGCATGTGGCCTCGATCCTCAGCGCCAAGGACGATTTCGAGGTGCTGCTGGCAGGTGGCAACGTGCGTCGTGACGGGGGCGTGGTGGGCCAGGCCAGTGTCGATTTCATCAATCAGTTCAAAGTCGACTTTGCCCTGGTTGGCATCAGCGGTATCGACGAGGATGGCAGCCTGCTCGACTTTGACTACCAGGAAGTCCGGGTTTCCCAGGCGATCATCGCAAATGCCCGCCAGGTCATCCTCGCCGCCGACTCCAGCAAGTTCGGCCGCAACGCCATGGTGCGCCTGGGCTCGATCAGCCTGATCGACTGCCTGGTAACCGACCAGGCGCCCGTACCTGCCCTCACCCAATTGCTCAACCAATACAAGATCCGCCTGGACGTGGTCTGA
- the glpD gene encoding glycerol-3-phosphate dehydrogenase — protein sequence MPHPSPSSPALADLYDLAVIGGGINGVGIAADAAGRGLSVFLCEKDDLASHTSSASSKLIHGGLRYLEHYEFRLVREALAEREVLLAKAPHIVKPMRFVLPHRPHLRPAWMIRAGLFLYDNLGKRKQLGASRSLRFGPGNPLKPSITRGFEYADCAVDDARLVVLNAMAAREKGAHIRTRTRCVSAHRVDGVWHVQLENADGSLQSIKARALVNAAGPWVAKFIQDDLKLDAPYGIRLIQGSHLIVPKLYEGEHAYILQNEDQRIVFAIPYLDRFTLIGTTDREYTGDPAKVAITDAETDYLLNVVNAHFTHTLSRADILHTFAGVRPLCNDESDNPSAVTRDYTLALSASTGEAPLLSVFGGKLTTYRKLAESAMSELAPFFTQMRGSWTATAPLPGGEAMTTTQALADAILARCGWLPAEIAKRWALTYGSRVWRVLEGVQGPEDLGDAIGGGLFTREVDYLRSEEWAMSADDILWRRTKLGLFTTATEQQALRDYLQRLELHRAA from the coding sequence GTGCCCCATCCCAGCCCGTCATCGCCTGCCCTTGCCGATCTCTACGACCTCGCCGTAATTGGTGGTGGCATCAATGGCGTGGGCATCGCCGCCGATGCAGCGGGACGCGGCCTGTCGGTGTTCCTTTGCGAAAAGGACGACCTTGCCAGCCACACCTCGTCCGCCAGCAGCAAGCTGATCCACGGCGGCCTGCGCTACCTGGAGCACTATGAGTTCCGCCTGGTGCGCGAAGCCCTGGCCGAGCGTGAAGTGCTGTTGGCCAAGGCACCGCATATCGTCAAGCCGATGCGCTTCGTGCTGCCTCATCGCCCGCACCTGCGTCCAGCCTGGATGATCCGCGCCGGCCTGTTCCTCTATGACAACCTGGGCAAACGCAAGCAACTGGGCGCCTCGCGCAGCCTGCGCTTCGGCCCGGGCAACCCGCTCAAGCCCAGCATCACCCGCGGTTTCGAGTATGCCGACTGCGCCGTCGATGACGCCCGCCTCGTGGTGCTCAACGCCATGGCGGCCCGCGAGAAAGGCGCGCACATCCGTACCCGCACGCGTTGCGTGAGTGCGCACCGGGTCGATGGCGTGTGGCATGTGCAGCTAGAAAATGCCGACGGCAGCCTGCAGTCGATCAAAGCCCGGGCGCTGGTCAACGCGGCCGGCCCGTGGGTGGCCAAGTTCATCCAGGACGACCTCAAACTCGATGCCCCCTATGGCATTCGCCTGATCCAGGGCAGCCACCTGATCGTGCCCAAGCTCTACGAGGGCGAGCACGCCTATATCCTGCAGAACGAAGACCAGCGGATTGTCTTCGCCATTCCCTACCTGGATCGCTTCACCCTGATCGGCACCACCGACCGTGAGTACACCGGCGACCCGGCCAAAGTGGCGATCACCGACGCCGAAACCGACTACCTGCTCAACGTGGTCAACGCGCACTTCACTCACACGCTCAGCCGCGCCGATATCCTGCATACCTTTGCCGGTGTGCGTCCGCTGTGCAATGACGAGTCCGACAACCCCTCGGCAGTGACCCGCGACTACACCCTGGCGCTCTCTGCCAGCACCGGTGAAGCACCACTGCTGTCGGTTTTCGGCGGCAAGCTGACCACCTACCGCAAGCTGGCCGAATCGGCCATGAGCGAACTGGCGCCATTCTTCACCCAGATGCGTGGCAGTTGGACCGCCACCGCGCCGCTGCCGGGTGGCGAAGCGATGACCACCACCCAAGCGCTGGCCGATGCGATCCTGGCGCGCTGCGGCTGGCTGCCGGCCGAGATTGCCAAGCGTTGGGCGCTGACCTACGGCAGCCGTGTATGGCGCGTGCTCGAAGGCGTGCAAGGCCCTGAAGACCTCGGCGATGCCATCGGCGGCGGCCTGTTCACCCGCGAGGTGGACTACCTGCGCAGCGAAGAATGGGCCATGAGCGCTGACGACATTCTCTGGCGCCGTACCAAGCTTGGCCTGTTCACCACGGCAACTGAACAACAGGCCCTGCGCGACTACCTGCAACGCCTGGAACTGCATCGCGCCGCCTGA
- a CDS encoding glutamate/aspartate ABC transporter substrate-binding protein — MRIVPHLLGAAVAAALISMPVTAAELTGTLKKINDSGTITLGHRDASIPFSYIADASGKPVGYSHDIQLAIVEALKKDLNKPDLKVKYNLVTSQTRIPLVQNGTVDVECGSTTNNIERQQQVAFSVGIFEVGTRLLTKAEDGKPENAKYKDFPDLAGKNVVTTAGTTSERILKSMNADKQMKMNVISAKDHGESFQMLESGRAVAFMMDDALLAGEMAKAKNPKGWAIVGTPQSYEIYGCMVRKDDAPFKEAVDKAIVALYKSGEINKIYDKWFNQPVPPKGLNLQFPMSDELKALIANPTDKAADEKKS; from the coding sequence ATGCGTATCGTTCCCCACCTGTTGGGCGCAGCCGTCGCGGCTGCTTTGATCAGCATGCCAGTCACCGCCGCCGAGCTGACGGGCACCCTGAAGAAAATCAACGACTCCGGCACCATTACCCTGGGGCACCGCGACGCCTCCATTCCGTTCTCCTACATCGCCGACGCTTCGGGTAAACCCGTCGGTTACTCCCATGACATCCAGCTGGCAATCGTCGAGGCCCTGAAAAAGGACCTGAACAAGCCAGACCTGAAGGTCAAGTACAACCTCGTCACTTCCCAGACCCGCATCCCGCTGGTACAGAACGGCACCGTTGACGTCGAGTGTGGCTCGACCACCAACAACATCGAGCGCCAGCAGCAAGTGGCCTTCTCGGTCGGTATCTTCGAAGTGGGTACCCGCCTGCTGACCAAAGCCGAAGACGGCAAGCCGGAAAACGCCAAGTACAAGGACTTCCCGGACCTGGCCGGCAAGAACGTGGTCACCACCGCAGGCACCACGTCCGAGCGCATCCTCAAGTCGATGAACGCCGACAAGCAAATGAAGATGAACGTCATCTCGGCCAAGGACCACGGCGAATCCTTCCAGATGCTCGAATCCGGCCGCGCCGTGGCCTTCATGATGGACGACGCACTGCTCGCCGGCGAAATGGCCAAGGCCAAGAACCCGAAAGGCTGGGCAATCGTCGGCACCCCGCAGTCCTATGAAATCTACGGCTGCATGGTTCGCAAGGACGACGCACCGTTCAAGGAAGCGGTCGACAAGGCCATCGTGGCCCTCTACAAGTCGGGCGAGATCAACAAGATCTACGACAAGTGGTTCAACCAGCCAGTCCCGCCAAAAGGCCTGAACCTGCAATTCCCAATGAGCGACGAGCTCAAGGCGCTGATCGCCAATCCTACCGACAAAGCTGCAGACGAAAAGAAGTCCTGA
- a CDS encoding amino acid ABC transporter permease, whose translation MNYNWDWGVFFKSTGVGSETYLDWYITGLGWTIGIAVAAWIIALMLGSVLGVMRTVPNRLVSGIATAYVELFRNVPLLVQLFIWYFLVPDLLPEGLQEWFKQDLNPTTSAFISVVICLGLFTAARVCEQVRTGIQALPRGQEAAARAMGFSLPQIYWNVLLPQAYRIIIPPLTSEFLNVFKNSSVASLIGLMELLAQTKQTAEFSANLFEAFTLATLIYFTLNMGLMLLMRMVEKKVAVPGLISVGGK comes from the coding sequence ATGAATTACAACTGGGACTGGGGCGTATTCTTCAAGTCCACCGGCGTTGGCAGCGAAACCTACCTGGACTGGTACATCACCGGCCTGGGCTGGACGATCGGCATTGCCGTTGCCGCCTGGATCATCGCATTGATGCTGGGTTCTGTACTCGGCGTCATGCGTACCGTTCCGAACCGACTGGTATCGGGTATTGCCACGGCCTACGTGGAACTCTTTCGTAACGTACCGCTGCTGGTGCAGCTGTTCATCTGGTACTTCCTGGTGCCCGACCTGCTGCCAGAAGGCCTGCAGGAGTGGTTCAAGCAAGACCTCAACCCGACCACCTCGGCATTCATCAGTGTGGTGATCTGCCTGGGCCTGTTCACCGCCGCCCGTGTCTGCGAACAAGTGCGTACCGGTATCCAGGCACTGCCCCGCGGCCAGGAAGCCGCAGCCCGCGCCATGGGTTTCAGCCTGCCGCAGATCTATTGGAACGTGCTGCTGCCGCAAGCCTACCGGATCATCATTCCGCCGCTGACCTCCGAATTCCTGAACGTGTTCAAGAATTCCTCGGTGGCCTCGCTGATCGGCCTGATGGAGTTGCTGGCACAGACCAAGCAGACCGCCGAATTCTCAGCCAACCTGTTTGAAGCCTTCACCCTGGCGACCCTGATCTACTTCACCCTGAACATGGGCCTGATGCTGCTGATGCGCATGGTCGAGAAGAAAGTCGCCGTGCCCGGCCTGATCTCCGTGGGGGGTAAATAA
- a CDS encoding amino acid ABC transporter permease, with protein sequence MMDFSGIIPALPGLWNGMLMTLQLMVMGVVGGIALGTVLALMRLSSSKLLANVAGAYVNYFRSIPLLLVITWFYLAVPFVLRWITGEDTPVGAFTSCVVAFMMFEAAYFCEIVRAGVQSISKGQMGAAQALGMTYGQTMRLIILPQAFRKMTPLLLQQSIILFQDTSLVYTVGLVDFLNSARANGDIIGRSNEFLVFAGIVYFVISFSASFLVKRLQKRITV encoded by the coding sequence ATAATGGACTTCAGTGGAATCATTCCCGCCCTGCCGGGCCTGTGGAACGGCATGCTGATGACCCTGCAACTGATGGTCATGGGCGTGGTCGGCGGTATTGCGCTGGGCACCGTCCTGGCACTGATGCGGCTGTCGTCGAGCAAGCTCCTGGCAAACGTTGCCGGGGCCTACGTCAACTACTTCCGTTCCATCCCGCTGCTGCTGGTCATCACCTGGTTCTACCTGGCGGTGCCGTTCGTGCTGCGCTGGATCACCGGCGAAGACACCCCGGTCGGTGCGTTCACCTCCTGCGTCGTGGCCTTCATGATGTTCGAGGCGGCGTACTTCTGTGAAATCGTCCGTGCCGGTGTGCAGTCGATCTCCAAAGGCCAGATGGGCGCAGCCCAGGCCCTGGGCATGACCTACGGCCAGACCATGCGCCTGATCATCCTGCCCCAGGCATTTCGCAAGATGACCCCACTGCTGCTGCAGCAGAGCATCATCCTGTTCCAGGACACCTCGCTGGTCTACACCGTCGGCCTGGTGGACTTCCTCAACTCCGCACGTGCCAACGGCGACATCATCGGACGCTCGAACGAGTTCCTGGTCTTCGCCGGTATCGTGTACTTCGTCATCAGCTTCTCCGCTTCCTTCCTGGTCAAGCGTCTGCAGAAAAGGATAACCGTATGA
- a CDS encoding amino acid ABC transporter ATP-binding protein, with protein MISIKNVNKWYGDFQVLTDCNTDVKKGEVVVVCGPSGSGKSTLIKCVNALEPFQKGDIIVDGTSIADPKTNLPKLRSRVGMVFQHFELFPHLTITENLTIAQRKVLGRSEAEATKKGLALLDRVGLSSQAKKHPGQLSGGQQQRVAIARALAMDPIVMLFDEPTSALDPEMVSEVLDVMVQLANEGMTMMCVTHEMGFARKVANRVIFMDKGNIIEDCTKEEFFGDPHARDERTQHFLSKILQH; from the coding sequence ATGATTTCCATCAAGAACGTCAACAAGTGGTACGGCGACTTCCAGGTTCTGACCGACTGCAACACCGACGTCAAGAAAGGTGAAGTGGTGGTGGTTTGCGGCCCGTCCGGTTCCGGCAAGTCGACCCTGATCAAGTGCGTCAACGCCCTGGAGCCCTTCCAGAAGGGTGACATCATCGTCGACGGCACTTCGATCGCCGACCCCAAGACCAACCTGCCAAAACTGCGCTCGCGGGTCGGCATGGTGTTCCAGCACTTCGAGCTGTTCCCGCACCTGACCATCACCGAAAACCTGACCATTGCCCAGCGCAAGGTCCTGGGCCGCAGTGAAGCCGAAGCGACCAAGAAGGGCCTGGCCCTGCTCGATCGCGTCGGCCTGAGCAGCCAGGCGAAGAAACACCCGGGCCAGCTCTCCGGTGGCCAGCAGCAACGCGTTGCGATTGCCCGCGCACTGGCCATGGACCCGATCGTCATGCTGTTCGACGAACCGACCTCGGCCCTTGACCCGGAAATGGTCAGCGAAGTGCTGGACGTGATGGTCCAGCTGGCCAACGAAGGCATGACCATGATGTGCGTGACCCACGAAATGGGCTTCGCCCGCAAGGTCGCCAACCGCGTCATCTTCATGGACAAGGGCAACATCATCGAGGACTGCACCAAGGAAGAATTCTTCGGTGACCCGCACGCCCGCGATGAGCGTACCCAGCACTTCCTCAGCAAAATCCTGCAGCACTGA